In Scatophagus argus isolate fScaArg1 chromosome 18, fScaArg1.pri, whole genome shotgun sequence, the DNA window ACGAGGGATGCACACTGACTGAGTTTGTTTTGGCAGGAATCACGCTGTCCGAGTACTTCAGAGACATGGGATACAACGTGAGCATGATGGCCGACTCCACTTCCCGTTGGGCCGAGGCTCTCAGGGAGATTTCTGGCCGTCTGGCTGAGATGCCTGCTGGTAAATTTGATCCTCCTGTAGATTATAAGAGCTAAAGCCAGATTCAGTCTCCACTGTTTCTGGCAATAATAGTAAAATATCTGTTCACATTTCTTATGATACCAGACATCAAACTCAGGAtttgcaggaaatgaaaaaaaaggcttttctaTAGATCATGTCTTTTGTAGTGATTTACTTTATAAAAGGAAGTAGGAGTGAATCTGTGCATTTCACAAAACTAACACAATCTCCTGCTTTTGCAAAACAAAGATCTGCCCACTAATCTCAGAAGAAATCATTCTTTAATTTAGTAAATAATAATAGGAAGATCCTCTTAACTAAAGAGGAAATTTCTTTTGCGGTTGATTCACAGTGAAAAGAATCGAGGGCCTATGTTGTAACAAAATAAAGTGTATTGTGAAAGACACAATGCTCAGCGACAGTGGTTAAAATGACAATTTATTAGTCGGGATTATTGATGCTTTCGCCTTCTTCCACATTGCATTACGAGTATGTGAATCATTGCATCCCCTCTAATGTGGTTTTAGCTCTTTGCTTTGAAAGAGAAACCCAGTTTGGTGGCGCAGCTCTCTTACCTCTTTGGTAATCATGTTAACAAACGTTTCCTGTATCTGCCGACAGACAGCGGTTATCCTGCCTACTTGGGTGCCCGTCTTGCCTCCTTCTATGAGCGTGCTGGGAGGGTGAAGTGTCTGGGCAACCCTGAGAGGGAGGGCAGTGTCAGCATCGTAGGCGCGTGAGTACAGCTTTATTTTGTCCACTGGAGGGAGACATTACCTTCCACATCTTGTATAGACTGTAAGTGGAACATAATAGTTAAAAAAACTGTTCTTTCTCTCAGTGTATCACCTCCTGGTGGTGACTTCTCTGACCCTGTTACTTCAGCCACCCTTGGTATTGTGCAGGtaaatgacccccccccccccagtttgCTCTAATTAAGCTTTCTTCATTTAAACTCAACTCTGTATTATGTTCTTTCCTGTCTCAGGTGTTCTGGGGTCTGGATAAGAAGCTGGCTCAGAGGAAGCACTTTCCCTCTGTGAACTGGCTGATCAGCTACAGCAAATACACTCGCGCTCTGGATGAGTATTATGACAAGCACTTCCCAGAGTTTGTGCCCCTGCGTACCAAGGCCAAGGAGATccttcaggaggaggaggacctggCTGAGATTGTACAGCTTGTCGGAAAGGTAATTCAGCATGAAGTCAGTGGCAGCAGTTTGATCTTTGGTCAGACTGATCTCTGATATATGGTTGTTCCAACACATATATGaaggtattttatttatttatgaattttttttttttttttttttttaaacaggcGTCACtggcagaaacagacaaaatcaCCCTGGAGGTGGCCAAGCTGATCAAAGATGACTTCCTGCAGCAGAACGGTTACACTCCTTATGACAGGTAACATCAAACCCAACGCAGTATTCACTCACTTTCAGTCACACTAAATAGCTGAGTTTAAATAGCTGCTGGAGAGAAAGTGGAGGTGAAACTCCATTTTGTCTGCTTGTAAATCTGATCTAAAACTGGCACAAAACCTTTAAGGAAATTAGAGATCTAATTTACTGATTactgataattaattaatctaACGTTTCTCCTCAGATTCTGTCCCTTCTATAAGACCGTAGGCATCCTCTCCAACATGATTTCTTTCTACGACATGGCACGACACGCGGTGGAGACCACAGCCCAGAGCGACAACAAGGTCACTTGGGCCATGATCAGGGAGCACATGGGAGAAGTTCTCTACAGGATCAGCTCAATGAAAttcaaggtgtgtgtgagtgtgtgtggttcaggGATGTTCTGACACTATCCAGCTAAGATGCACAATCAGGTATGAGTTTCCAAGGCAACCACATGATGTGACATATTTAGAGGCGCATAAGTAAAGCAAACCCAAAGTAATCTGCTCTGAGGGTTTTAAGTGTGTGCGTTGTTCTAGAAGGAaggagcagattttttttttcccccggGGGAAATGACACGTGTACAGCTCTGTGAGAATGGCGGCCATAGCTCAAGCACCGCAGATCATCCGCAGTCTGCTGGTTTCCGGTCACATTTGTAAGATTGTGTTCCTCTGTCGGTGCAGGACCCGGTGAAGGATGGCGAGGCTAAGATCAAGGCCGAGTACGctcagctgctggaggacatGCAGAACGCCTTCCGTACGTTGGAAGAATAGACTCCCACCTCTGGCGAACCTGTCGGATTTTCATCTCTGAGCCCTCCACTGCAGAATCACATTCCACATTATTGTGTTCCCAAAAACCTGTGTGCTCCCCTGTGCTCCTTTTTTGTGAGTGACTGTgcgagtgtatgtgtgtgcatttctgtgtgtgtggagggaaaagagaaagatgtactgtattcattattatttgttgcCTCGTATCGGCACACTCTGGATCCTCTGCATGGTCGCTGAttgcgcgtgcgtgtgtggatttaatgtgtgtgtgtgaaagagggaTCTGATCATCCCGTTTCATCCTTTCTCTGTTTACATGATTTCTGTGTGTAGCCGTGTTGCGCTTCCTGAAGAGGATTGTTGCGTTGATGTATTGTAATTCATAAACCATCTGTACAGAAGAGTATTGAATATAAATTTAATAAGATCAGTCTATTTATTGCCAGCATTTTTTGACGTGAAagctttgttgttctttctctttgtttttatggctgTGCTTCACGCTGTGCAGTGTCATGTACttttgctgtgtgaatgtgtaagaGTCGGACTCCGACGCTCTGCTGTCCAATACTTTCATCATGTTACTCccaaagaattaaaaaaatggagaaaaaatgTCTTGTGCCTGTTTGACCGCATTGTTTGTTCATATGATGCCGTCAGAGCTGCTGAACTGGTCTCTCTGCATATCACTCTTACTGTCCAGCACACAACCTCCGGGATGCTTTGTGCATACAAGTCATATTAAAccactttaatttctttttataatACCAGAGCTTAATTTAGTGCTTGCATTTAATAAAATCTGCGATAAGCTGTTGTAGTTTTAAGAAATATTAGGTAATTGCTAAAGACAACTTAACttctaaaagaaaacacataacaCTACAGTGGTTAGCTCACCTGAATACTTtgaatacattaaaacaaaaaaaaaaaagtgatgtcCTCTGGAAGACTCGCGAATAAATTAAGGGAGCAGTCATTTTGGAGCTCTTAGCTAGTTGAGTGAAGACCAATGAGCGTCACCAATGACATGACAACTCCCTTAAGGTATGCTCCCTAAGCCGGATGAGATACACCTGCAACAAGGCGTAGAACAGAGCACTTCACTCCTCGGCAGAGCttcacagctgttgttttgtcgccccattttttgttttaatcgCAGAGGTCCGAAATAAGAGAGACCCTGGGTCCACTCCGTGCCGGGTAAGTGACTGACAACAGCGGTTTTGTCTCAGATAACCCGCATGTGGAGACACGCTAACCGCGCAGCACGCCTGTGCACTCACGGCGCCGTGCGTAAAAGTGTCGACACACACGTTTGACGACTTTACGGATCCGATAGTAACCTTTGATCGCCTTGATTTTGTTTGACAACACTCGACATCCATGTGAACTGATAGTTTCTATCACCCAACACAATCTAATGAATGCTTATGGATGGCATTAGGTCGCTGTCACGAGACGTATAAATattcatgtatgtatttaaCAATTGTGACCCAAACCCGCTTTTTTCACAGTGACTTTCTACTCACCCAAAGGAAGACAGacttaaatacataaaagttTCTATTTCTTTACATGACTGCTCTTCCTCCAGTGTCGCTCTCCTCGTCAAACCAGTTCTGCTGCAGAGGTAATGACCTCCCCTGTGACGtcgctgctgttgctgtgcgTCCCCGCCGGATTACATTTTACGCCGAGGCTCAGATCGCCTGCTTAATGTTGAACTCTCAAAAGACACACAAGTTCACCGCTGGAGAGTTTGAAATGTGTACAAAGTTGGTCCACAGCAGCGTTTAAGGTGTTTCATAGGAGCGTATCTTTTGATTTGAGCCTTGCAGCAGAGCAGATGGACCAGGTATCCAACCGGTCAGGAGTGGccagtgatgacatcacagatgAGTCGGCATCAGTGGATTTCAGGTGGAGCTCTGATGAAGaagaggtaaaataaaataaataaataattccaaATCAAGTCCAAATCAACAGGAAGACACAGCTGCTTtaatacaacattttaatttataagTCACTCATGTAAAATCTTCATTGTGGGTCAGATTTCATCTCGCACGGGTTTCCCACCAGATGAAAAGTCCAACAGACTGATGATGATGCTCTTTATCATCTGTTTAGAGtcaaatgatttgtttttttgtcttttactaatttatttatagtcttgttctgttctgttctgttacATGCAGCTCGTAATTTGTCCTTGTTTCTTGCACCAAGACAGAACTAATatactttaactttaaaaattaaTGTATCTTATTGAATTATTAATGTTCACATCCCGTCCATCAGAGCTCTGACCCTCAGGGACAGTGTCTTGTGGGACCTCAAACTCCGCTGCCGACCTACAAACAGAGGTTAGAAGAGTTTAAGAAGTTGTTCAAAGAGCTGCCGGAATCGGAGAGACTCTTAGTGGGTGAGTTAGTGTCTGATAATGTGATCcagatatttgttttattatttacgTTGATGAtattctttgcttttgtttaatgcTCACCTGTTTTCATTActtaaaaacacaagcagactttgctttgttttaaattgtgttcTTCCCAAAGTGTAAATCCCACTGAAAGGTATTTAGATTAAGTGAAAACTACATGAAAGACATCTTTACAGGATGAACAACTCTTTGTCACGAACGAGTAGgataaatttacaaaaacatataaaaacgTATGGTATTTCATGCAGCTGTGGACAAAGAAGAAGCTTCAGTAacgtgattgtgtgtgtgtgtgtgtacgtgtacaCTTTGTCGCATTCTGCGGCCTGGCTGCTAGATGCCACCACACGCTGGACctttaatggaaaacaaatcaTAACACAGCTTGCATCTGTCAAAACCGCAAGACTTTGCtcagaatttaaaattaatttaggATGAAACAAATGCTAAACATGTTGTCTGCATCTAAAGTGAATTTAGAGAAGGTAAATCGCAGCTTATCCCACATCCCACTACCTGTCGTATGAATATAATATATGAACACTCATTTGTATGAATGGTTTTCCCTCAGACTGCACGTGTGCCCTCCAGCGGGACATCCTCCTTCAGGGACGTCTCTACCTCTCAGAGAACTGGCTCTGTTTCTACAGTAATGTGTTTCGCAGTACCAAGGTAATaagaaagcagaggaaggacagagaggaagaggaggagcgtGAGGAGTCTGTCGGCACGCTACGTTCACATAACTGCAAATGTGTGGACAAAGACACTAAATATACAAAATGACGGTGTCATATAGTTAACTGTTTCCACTCTTCCTCTCAAAAGAtttattatctttaaaaaaGTGCTTTACAATTGGCAAGCAGGGTCaaatattaaaggaaaaatccaccctTAAATAGTTGATTAACAGTCATAGTTGGAAAAACTTTGCATTTCTGAGTcctttttgttgatttgttgttcTTATTAATCCTCCAAAAAAACCATAAAATATAGAGAAACATAAattttgaaagagaaatgcTTTCAgtaatacagaaaataatctttaaatatcagaatttgttgtcattttttaaagtttgtgcCTCTTCTTGTTAAGTTGCTAAAAGTAATTACAAGATGCCATCGCAAAATAAGTCCTGAGTGGGGGAGGATCTTCAAgggtagattttttttccttattggATTCTTTGATAAGCATGTGTACGCTAACTAGGGCAACCTTTCACCCTTTAATATAGATTACATTGACTTTTAAAGACGTCACCAATGTAACCAGAGAGAAAACTGCTCGGCTGATTCCCAACGCCATCCAGATCTGGACGAGTACAGAGAAGGTATTGTGCAACAAGAGAACTTTTAATATagtttatttacacatttagtAAACACATAattgtaactgtaactgtacaTCTCTCCATGTCTTCATCCTCAGttcttcctcacttccttcTCAGCAAGAGAGAAAACTTACCAGAGTGTTTTCCGCATGTGGCAAAACACACTGTTGGACAAGGTAAGGCCCTGCTCCACTTACCTGCTGCAACCTTATACAGTACAGGGTAGTAACAACAGACACTCGTCAGTAATCCTCATACTCCATGTCCAACATAAGTTCAACAACAGTCTCTGTTTCAGTCACAAGAACAACCCTGTCCACAACACCTACagtcatgtgtgtttttactgtgtcCAAATGCCTCCCACAACATCAGCGAGTCTGTGACTTTACCCCATTTTCCACCCCTTATCTAATCAGTCCAGAGTACAAATCCAACTGACTGTCTTTCCTTTGAGGTTATCAGCTCCGTCATTGGATGTGGGGTAAAGACCTGCGCAGGAGGGTTCAATTGCATTCATTCCCAGGAACGGCCGACTCCGCCACTAACAACGGAATCTCGCAGATTCCAACTTTAAAGATGATACAGATTGTAAAATAAGGATAAGAAAATCTAGAATAAGTACAGGAATAAGTGCTGAAggcaaaatatacaataaaaacaaaatatttatacacacaaaccGGTGGGCTGTAGATAGTACAGCGAGTAGGCTAAGAGATTAAACTGGAGCAGCGGagatgtttcatttcatatccACAAGCTGGAATGacagttaaaaatgaaagcagcatcTTAGTTTATCTTTACTTGGAAAACATGCCACACTCTTCACACTGTAAGagtaaactgacagaaaatagaaaattaacACACATCAGACAATATTTACACATCACaataaattgttgttgttttttttaagaggaGAAACCACGCAGCAATGCTTTTCTGTCAATACTGATTAGAATAAACGACTGCTCCTTCTAAATTTGTCTTTGTTGCTGCCCAAATCATCAGTTACTCTTACAGGTTGGATAAGCACTATGGCAGCCAACTCTCAGGAGTATGAGTCTGCTGGGATCTGGAGCACAAACACGGGGCATAAacacaacagctttaaaaagTTCATTGACCTCTCCAGGTGTGGCCATATGTGCTCATTTACATTCAGCCTTTAACCGCACAGAGCGTACTTGACGCCCCGCTTGCGTCGAGACCGAAACCACCTCAAAATAAAGCGCTTTATCTGTCCGTCTGAATCATAGATGAACTGGACTTTCAACAGGTAGAGCGAGCTTTTACCAACCTTTATCACGGTGTAAATCTGGGCGGCGGGTTGTTACGCTTACGAGCTCACTCAAATTCAGGACTTCCTGAATGTCAGAGCGCTTGTGCGTCCCGGTTACAGAGCAGAGTGTGACAGCCAGTTAAAGCTCCCGGCTGCGAGGAAATGTCCTCTGACGAGTGAGTAGAGTCTGTCTTAATGGATTGTAAATATGCTCTCGGTGTTTTAGATGCCGAAGAACATCGTATGCGGTTCCATATGGTAAAAACGCTTGAATAAACAGAGCTAAAATAACaccagttgtttgttttttatgatgGGACCACTCTGAAGGGCACATGTTGTTTTTGAACACCCATGTCCATATATGTGTTAATTTTGTTGTAAGGTCTATTTGTCTCTTATGAAGTTCTCTTACACGCTAACACAAATATGTCAGATGAATATCTCAGCTTCTGAGACAATAAGGTTTGTAGGTTATTCGTCACCCATGGAGACAAGATTGCACTAAATCACACTGTGTGGGGGACTACATGTTTCCAGGTTACCTGCAACTAGGCTACTTCCGACTCAGGTTTTCTCTTCACATCACGGACTGTCAAAGCAGAGCCCTAATTAGGCCAGAGGAAGCCTTGTGGTTGATGTTTCCTTGTAActtctcctctttttattttttttttcccctctcaatTTCAGCCTCTGACCAGTTTGGAATTGTGGCAGATGGTTAAACAGCAGTATGGGTATGACCTGGGCCTAAGCCATGAGGAGATGGAGAGCTTACAGATATCAGCGGAATCGAGCGTGCAGACCAGGTGAgaacacccacccaccccctccACCTGCGTGtccatcctcacacacacacacacacacacacacatcatcatcagagcGTACTGTAATTTGATACCACATGTCTTGTTTGTCTGCAGCCTGACGGTGAGGCCTGGTGGTGATGATAGTCTAGGGAGGCTGGAGAGGACGTCCTCCCTACGCCTGCCTGGGTTGGAGCATGGACCCTTAGAGGCCTCCACACCTCAAGGGGAGGACTTGCCTTCACCTAGTGGCTCACAGACGTCTGCCAACATGGTATTAAAAATAGCATTTTTCTATAATTGCGTGGTTTCTTCATGGTGGTCTAAagctgtttcacttttttttgtattgtccTTCAGCAGGATGACTCTCGCAACACCTCCAGTCAGCGGCGCAGTCCTGCTCCCTCTCTGGACCGCTTTGCTCCAGAACGGCTTTCAAAGCGCTCCACGCTTTCTCTTGACCTCAATGCCAATGAGAACGGCCCATCCGAGCAGAGCGGTTCGGAAAGCATTGAGGAAGGTAAGAGGACACAACCCAGATACTGGAGGATGTTTGAGCTCACacgttttgtatttttcagtttgatatttcttttcttttaaatttgcTTCATCAGCGGAGGAGCGAGTGGGTTTGTCCGAGGTGCAGGGTCGACTTTATCTAAACAAAGTCTTCCACATCAGCGCTAACAAGATGTTTGAGTTGCTCTTCACTGACTCCAGCTTCATGCGCAGGTTCATGAACACCAGGAAGATAACCAGTAAGTGTTAGACCAGTTTTATTTAGAACATAATCACGGACATCTGTTGCTTTACTTATTGTATGTTGTCTTTTGTATTATCAGACACCATCTTTAATCCCTGGCTAAAAGACGCCTCGGGAAACATGAAGAGGGTTTTAACCTACACAATAACCATCAACAACCCTCTGATTGGCAAGTTCTCCACTGCAACAGAGTACCAGGTGAGTTCAACTGGTGTACTTATGCCATACAGTTTATGAAAACATGGATGAAGCTCAGTGCTCTGGCTGTTGCCATCTTGGCATTGCCTGACCCTGCCTAACTCCCAACTAATCCAACAATGGGCAAAGAGATGGAGCTGAGGCGGGTCACATAGAGACTGGTTGCTGACAGGCTGGTGTTTATGTCTGCTGTACAACTGGTCATTGTAACATGGGGGTTCTGTGTGGATTGACCCGCTTTTTGAGTCCGTCTCAAGCGGCCATTTgataaactgcagtttttggcacTTCCTTATTTAGCCGTGGTTATTGCCGCTTTGTGCATGCTTGAATGGATGAATTGTGGCTCACTGCCCTTTTTTGTACCTTTCAGACACTGTACAAAGAATCCAGGGATGGTCACTATTATCTTGTGGACTCAGATGTGTACACTCACGATGTTCCCTACCACGATTACTTCTACACTCAAAACCGGTACTACATCATACGAACCTCGAAGAGGAAGTGTCGACTTAGGTAAGGTTTTATGGTTTTATCAGTTTggcttttatgttttgtaaatgaCTGCCGTTTAAAGTGTCTGTTGTGCTGCCAGGATCTGTACTGATGTGAAATATAAGAAGCAGCCATGGGGCCTTGTCAAGTCCTTTATCACCAAAAACTCCTGGAGTGGCATAGAAGATAATTTCAAGCAGCTGGGTAGGTAGACAGACCTGTCCTCACACGGCAGAGGCTTCCctgtcttcttttcttgctTGTGGTTTATTGGTTTATCTCTGATCTGATATGAACAGTTTCTTCCAACACCCATCACACTCTGCGGGAGTGAATCATATTATAGCTGCATTTTCAAGGAAGGAGTAAACTAATATAATGGGCAATAAGGTCTGTATCAGCCTGAAGTCATC includes these proteins:
- the gramd1c gene encoding protein Aster-C isoform X2 — protein: MDQVSNRSGVASDDITDESASVDFRWSSDEEESSDPQGQCLVGPQTPLPTYKQRLEEFKKLFKELPESERLLVDCTCALQRDILLQGRLYLSENWLCFYSNVFRSTKITLTFKDVTNVTREKTARLIPNAIQIWTSTEKFFLTSFSAREKTYQSVFRMWQNTLLDKPLTSLELWQMVKQQYGYDLGLSHEEMESLQISAESSVQTSLTVRPGGDDSLGRLERTSSLRLPGLEHGPLEASTPQGEDLPSPSGSQTSANMDDSRNTSSQRRSPAPSLDRFAPERLSKRSTLSLDLNANENGPSEQSGSESIEEAEERVGLSEVQGRLYLNKVFHISANKMFELLFTDSSFMRRFMNTRKITNTIFNPWLKDASGNMKRVLTYTITINNPLIGKFSTATEYQTLYKESRDGHYYLVDSDVYTHDVPYHDYFYTQNRYYIIRTSKRKCRLRICTDVKYKKQPWGLVKSFITKNSWSGIEDNFKQLEAELLEEEAEMNQGGGESGKMSGLRRRRRTYSRTLPEHMKPSKQYGQDSEQHRDGNMGPMELNGPHRWSTTTIVVGMSVILVILALMNLGLFLKLWAMEDVAHRVYLSTKHRLRERTEASLAAEYGSRQGPQYTTIEDAQLLKTVLQDSINLLEQLRSSLVVLQQNFASANHTAAPQ
- the gramd1c gene encoding protein Aster-C isoform X3, which gives rise to MDQVSNRSGVASDDITDESASVDFRWSSDEEESSDPQGQCLVGPQTPLPTYKQRLEEFKKLFKELPESERLLVDCTCALQRDILLQGRLYLSENWLCFYSNVFRSTKITLTFKDVTNVTREKTARLIPNAIQIWTSTEKFFLTSFSAREKTYQSVFRMWQNTLLDKPLTSLELWQMVKQQYGYDLGLSHEEMESLQISAESSVQTSLTVRPGGDDSLGRLERTSSLRLPGLEHGPLEASTPQGEDLPSPSGSQTSANMQDDSRNTSSQRRSPAPSLDRFAPERLSKRSTLSLDLNANENGPSEQSGSESIEEEERVGLSEVQGRLYLNKVFHISANKMFELLFTDSSFMRRFMNTRKITNTIFNPWLKDASGNMKRVLTYTITINNPLIGKFSTATEYQTLYKESRDGHYYLVDSDVYTHDVPYHDYFYTQNRYYIIRTSKRKCRLRICTDVKYKKQPWGLVKSFITKNSWSGIEDNFKQLEAELLEEEAEMNQGGGESGKMSGLRRRRRTYSRTLPEHMKPSKQYGQDSEQHRDGNMGPMELNGPHRWSTTTIVVGMSVILVILALMNLGLFLKLWAMEDVAHRVYLSTKHRLRERTEASLAAEYGSRQGPQYTTIEDAQLLKTVLQDSINLLEQLRSSLVVLQQNFASANHTAAPQ
- the gramd1c gene encoding protein Aster-C isoform X1, with product MDQVSNRSGVASDDITDESASVDFRWSSDEEESSDPQGQCLVGPQTPLPTYKQRLEEFKKLFKELPESERLLVDCTCALQRDILLQGRLYLSENWLCFYSNVFRSTKITLTFKDVTNVTREKTARLIPNAIQIWTSTEKFFLTSFSAREKTYQSVFRMWQNTLLDKPLTSLELWQMVKQQYGYDLGLSHEEMESLQISAESSVQTSLTVRPGGDDSLGRLERTSSLRLPGLEHGPLEASTPQGEDLPSPSGSQTSANMQDDSRNTSSQRRSPAPSLDRFAPERLSKRSTLSLDLNANENGPSEQSGSESIEEAEERVGLSEVQGRLYLNKVFHISANKMFELLFTDSSFMRRFMNTRKITNTIFNPWLKDASGNMKRVLTYTITINNPLIGKFSTATEYQTLYKESRDGHYYLVDSDVYTHDVPYHDYFYTQNRYYIIRTSKRKCRLRICTDVKYKKQPWGLVKSFITKNSWSGIEDNFKQLEAELLEEEAEMNQGGGESGKMSGLRRRRRTYSRTLPEHMKPSKQYGQDSEQHRDGNMGPMELNGPHRWSTTTIVVGMSVILVILALMNLGLFLKLWAMEDVAHRVYLSTKHRLRERTEASLAAEYGSRQGPQYTTIEDAQLLKTVLQDSINLLEQLRSSLVVLQQNFASANHTAAPQ